A single region of the Bacillus cereus genome encodes:
- a CDS encoding ABC transporter ATP-binding protein produces MISVNKVFYAHSERFQMQNMNVHIKAGEIVSLIGPNGSGKSTLLRLIARLLKQSEGDIILDGENIHTMKSADVAKQLAMLPQMHDHQLDLTVQELIQFGRGPHKSWSSRLNKEDEEIVDWALSVTNLEGYEYRLLQSLSGGERQRAWIAMTLAQRTNVLLLDEPTTFLDIVHQLEVMELVKRLNEEFGMTIIMVLHDINQAAQYSDRLLVLKQGKIQYDGIPEEVLCQQMFQHVFGIEVDIFQGSDKPFFTPKRISKKGEERCKQKNVLPLN; encoded by the coding sequence GTGATTTCCGTTAACAAAGTGTTTTACGCACATTCCGAAAGATTTCAAATGCAAAATATGAATGTACATATTAAAGCTGGAGAAATCGTTAGTTTAATTGGTCCGAATGGATCGGGGAAATCTACTTTGCTTCGTTTAATAGCAAGGCTACTTAAACAAAGTGAAGGGGATATCATTTTAGATGGGGAAAATATTCATACGATGAAGAGTGCGGATGTAGCGAAGCAATTAGCGATGTTACCACAAATGCATGATCATCAATTAGATTTAACAGTGCAAGAGTTAATACAGTTCGGAAGAGGTCCTCATAAATCATGGAGTAGTCGCTTGAATAAAGAAGATGAAGAAATTGTTGATTGGGCATTGTCTGTTACAAATCTTGAAGGGTATGAATATCGTCTTTTACAGTCTTTGTCAGGAGGAGAAAGACAACGTGCTTGGATTGCGATGACGCTAGCACAACGTACAAATGTCTTATTATTAGATGAACCAACAACCTTTTTGGATATCGTTCACCAGTTGGAAGTAATGGAACTTGTGAAACGATTAAACGAGGAGTTTGGTATGACAATTATAATGGTTTTACATGACATTAACCAAGCGGCTCAATATAGTGATCGTTTACTCGTATTAAAGCAAGGCAAGATTCAGTATGACGGTATACCAGAAGAAGTATTATGTCAACAAATGTTTCAACATGTATTTGGCATAGAAGTAGATATTTTTCAAGGAAGCGACAAGCCATTTTTTACACCGAAACGAATTTCTAAAAAAGGAGAAGAGCGATGCAAACAGAAGAACGTATTACCACTGAATTAG
- a CDS encoding ankyrin repeat domain-containing protein → MQTEERITTELVREFVMAAHGDLERVQELLFESPSLLHASYNWGGSDWESALGAAAHVGRKDIALYLLEKGARMDIFVAAMLGELEVVQAILVAQPEALRASGPHGISLLQHARMGGEKAQRVFEYLTVLS, encoded by the coding sequence ATGCAAACAGAAGAACGTATTACCACTGAATTAGTAAGGGAATTTGTTATGGCAGCTCATGGAGATCTAGAAAGGGTACAGGAGCTTTTGTTCGAATCACCTAGCTTACTTCATGCTTCTTATAATTGGGGCGGTTCAGATTGGGAAAGTGCTTTAGGAGCAGCAGCACATGTAGGTCGTAAAGATATTGCTCTTTATTTACTAGAAAAGGGTGCTCGGATGGATATTTTCGTAGCAGCTATGCTTGGAGAGTTAGAAGTTGTACAAGCTATTTTAGTGGCACAACCAGAAGCATTACGTGCATCTGGTCCACATGGTATTTCCCTTCTTCAACATGCTCGAATGGGTGGAGAAAAAGCACAGCGTGTATTTGAGTACTTAACGGTGCTCTCTTAA